Genomic window (Granulicella arctica):
CTCAACCACGAGGCGATCGCCAAGCGTGCCAATTGGATGATCGCATCTGGATGCTCCGGCCTCATTCTCCTGGGCTCGCTTGGGGAAGCAGCCTGCCTTACTCCTGAGGAAAAGCGCACGATCATCGAACTTGTCCGCGACGCTGTTGGACCCGATGTTCCTGTCGTGGGGGCTATCTCCGGCCTGTCTACTGCAGAGACGGTTAGCTTGGCCATGATGGCGGAAAAAGCGGGTTGTGACGGCCTGATGGTTCTCCCACCATATGTCTACCGGGGCGACTGGCGCGAGATGAAGGCGCACATGGCAGCCATCTTTAACGCAACTCCCCTTCCCTGCATGCTCTACAACAACCCGATCGCCTACGGCACCGACTTCACTCCCGAGCAGGTCGTTGAACTTGCCGCTGAACACCCCAACCTTATGGCTGTCAAAGAGTCCAGTACCGATATACGCCGCGTCACCTCAATCCGCGCGCTGCTCGGCGACCGCCTCGCTCTGTTCGTTGGTGTAGACGACGCCATCATCGAGGGCATCGCCGCTGGAGCTACTGGATGGGTCGCCGGACTTGTCAACGCGTTTCCGGAGGAGTCTGTACGTCTCTTCAATCTCGCTATGGATGGCAATTTCAACGAGGCGTTCGCGCTTTATCACTGGTTTCTCCCACTCCTTCGCCTCGATACCGTGCCGAAGTTCATTCAACTCATCAAGCTCACTGAGGAGCGTATCGGTGTGGGTACGGGCTATGTCCGCCCACCTCGTCTTGAGCTGACCGGCACTGAGCGCGCCGAGGTCCTCGCGCTGATCGATAAAGCCGTGGCCAATCGCCCCGTACCCGCCCTCACCTGACCAAGACGGGAGCGGCTATACGCCGCTCCCGCCACCGCGGCATTTTCGGTGCGACTTCTACTTAGCTGCTATCGCTCGTATGCCGCCTTCGGATCAGAAAGTACACGGGGGCTCCGGAGGCCACGATCGCCAAGCCAGGCCAGGTTGTGGCTGGACGGAAGACAAACAAGCAGACCAAGATCGCTGAGGCTCCAACTACGTAAATGATGGGAGTCACCGGATAGCCAAACGTCCGGTAGGGTCTCTCGGCTTCTGGCTTCTTCCATCGCAATACCACTACCGCCGCAATCGTGAGGATGTAGAAGATCAGTGCGGCTGAAATCACGTAGTCCAGCAGATCGCTATAAAGATTTCCGTATCCTGCTTTAGCCGAGTAGGTCGTCAACAACACCAGAAGCCCCGCCCAGACTGCTTGCATTCCCAACGAAGCTCCCGGAACATTGGCTCGATTCAACTTAGCTGCTGCGGGCAGAAACAAGCCATCGCGAGCCATCGCGTAGTAGGCTCGTGCGCCGGCGAGGATCAGGCTGTTGATGCATCCGAACGTCGAGATCATAATCGCCAGCGCCATCAGCCGCCCACCAACGGATGGGAAGATCTTTTCCAGCATCGCCGTCGCCACACGGTCGTGCGCTGCACCCTGTATCTCGGCGAAGGAGAGCGTCGAAAGGTAAGCTATGTTGGCTGCCAGATATAGCGCGATCACCAAGACACTTCCCAAGATCAAGGCTCTGGGTAAGACCTTTCGCGGATCCCTTACCTCCTCTGCTGCGAAGGTCACGTTGTGCCATGAGTCTGCCGAAAACAGGGATCCCGATTGTGCAACGCAGAGGGCCACGAGCAGTCCTATTGCGCCTGCCACCTCTGGCACATTGCTACCACTCCGATGCGCGAACAGGTGCGCGAAGTTCTGATGCACCGCCGCTGCGCTCCGTCCTATCGTGAACCCGGCTATGATCAAGGCGGCCAGGGCTGCGATCTTCGCAACGGTAAATAAGTTCTGCACCCACTTCCCGTACTTCAACCCAAGGGCATTGGTCCCGGTCAGCATCAAAATGACTCCTAATGCGACCATCTGTGCGGTTGAAAGAGAAATCGCATAATGTGCCGAAAGCCCGATCGGGTGAACGAGGTAGTGCGCCTCGGAGATCCACGGAAACAGCACACCTGAAAATCTTGCGAAGGCCACCGCTACCGCTGCAATGCTTCCTGTCTGGATGACGGTAAAGAACGTCCAGCCATATAAAAACCCCCAGAGCGGCGAGTACGCTTCGCTAAGGTAGAGATACATGCCACCGGCACCTGGCATCATTGAGGAAAGCTCGCCAAAGGAGATAGCCGCACTCACCGTCAGCACACCTGCGAAGACCCATGCTAGAAGCAGCCAGCCGGGGCTTCCCAACACCCGCGCCATGTTCGCCGGAACGATGAAGATTCCTGATCCGATCATCACCCCAACCACGATCATTGACGCATCGAAGAAGCCAAGCTGCCGCTTCAGGAGTCTTGGAGCTGCTGCAGGAACGATCGGTCGCGTCGTCATAGGTCCCTATCTTGTCAAGAATCTTCTGACAACAGCATGTCGCAATGAAGCCCTAATTGTATTTATGCCTGACCGTGCCTTCAGGTGCAGCTAGATCCATCCGCCGTCAATGACGTAGCTTTGATTCGTGATTGCGGAGCTATCGTCTGACGCGAGGAAGAGTATGAGCCGGGCGACCTCTTCGGGGAGCAGGAGACGCTTGAGAGCCTGACGGCCAAGCACCTCAGCCTTGTATGCGTCCGTCAGCCATAGCCTTCGTTGTCTGTCTGTCAGGATCGCTCCAGGCATGACGCTGTTGACGCGGATGTTGTCGGGTCCGAGTTCATGCGCAAGCGTCCGCGTCATGCCTACGATGGCTGCTTTGGAGGTCACGTAGACAGGGAGATGTGTCGACGGAATGACCCATCCGATGGAACTCATGTTGATGATTGAACCACGCCCTTGTGCGCGCATGGAGGGAATGACTCCCTGACACATGAAGAACTGATGTTTGAGGTTGACTGCGATGGACTGGTCCCACGATTCGGAGGTGACCTCTTCGATCGTGTGGCGGGTGTCGTTGCCTGCGTTGTTTACGAGAACATCGATACGGCCATGAGTCTGGAGGATGGTTGCGAGTGTGCTTTGCAAGGCGGCGATGTTCGTGAGATCGCACTGGTGGAAGGAGGGCTTTGGATAACCAGCTTCGACAATTTGCTCAGCCAGGGCGGTGCCGGCCTCTTCCTGAAGATCGAGGTAGACCACGCGAGCATGCTGCATGGCGAACGCTTGTACAAGAGATTCGCCGATGCCACTTGCACCACCGGTGATGACAACTACGCGCTCTTTTAAGCTGGGGTATGTCGCAAAAGCTGAAGCTTGATCCATGTTGCACCTCGACAACCTAGTGTTGGACATCGATCATAACTTGCCAATGCAGTGGGTGCCCTGTTCCCTACAGCAGCCTTGGTAGCTCCTGTGCTTCCATCCAGCCTCGGAGTATCACTACGGCCGCTACCTGATCGATGATCTGCTTACGATCTCGCTTGTCATGTCCAGCCTCGTCGAGGATTTCATGCGCCACGACTGAACTCAGGCGTTCGTCCCAGAGATGGACTGGAAGCTGGGAGCGTTCCCGTAGCTCCTCTGCAAATTGCTGTACCTTGTGTGCCCATGGGCTGAGGTCCCCGGACATATGCAGGGGGTTGCCGACGACAAGCTCGACGACTTCATGCTTGCGTATGAGGCGCATGATGCTTCGCAGATCCTCACCGCGGCTTTTGCGCCATAGGGTCAGCAGAGGTTGTGCGGTATAGCCGAGCGGGTCTGACAGCGCGATGCCCACGCGGACCTTGCCCACATCCAGTGCCATCACGCGGCCAGTTGCCATCTGCCTAGTCTACTAGCCGCTTATTGGAACTCCCTGACAAGGGAAGGACGATGACTGACCCGGCGACTTCGGAGAGCCAGGCTTGACCTTGCGCTACCCTTTCGTTGCTGAGACCGCGAACCCAATCCACATGCTTTGCGTTCTGTTCGCCAGCTTCTCTCTGGAGAGGGCAGGGGAGCGTGGCAGACTTGAATTCAAGCTGGGTCTCATCGAATGTGCTGAGAAGATCATTAAGGCGGGTCGTGCGTTCGCGGATGCACTCGTCGATAGTGACGATGGATTCCTGCAGGACAACGCGAGCCCCCGAGCTTTCTTCGTCGGCAGATGTTTGTGCGAGCCTTACATCCCGGTACCAGCTTCTGAGGGCAAAGAGTTCGCGAAGGTAATCGATGTTCTTTGCTACCTTTTCTGACGGAGCCGATCGACGATGGGGCGAGAAAGGCTTGTCCATCTCTACGCCAATCGAGCCGTAGAGGTGACCTGCCGGGACCGATTTGCGGACAACCTGACCGGCGATTGTGACTGATCCGAAACCAACTTTTTGCGGGCCTACAAGGCCGCTTAGACCGCCTAGAAAGATGCGATCTTCGCGGAGGAATGCGCCGTGGGTGACGTCTCCCATGAGCGAGGGCGTTGCCTTGTCTCCAGATTCACCAAAGGGGGTGAAGTTGAAGTGGATGAAGCCACTCCCGATCTCGGAATGATCTTTACGGGAACGGCCGCCGGACATGAGCGCGTCACAGAAGTTGACCAGGGAGCCGACGGTTACGAAGGCCATGAGGATCGTCTGCTTCAGGCCAACGGCGTGTGCTGTTGAGGCTTCTTCCTCGAGGAGCGTTCCGGCGCGTACGTGGGCGTTCGCACCAAGCTTTGCGCCTTCGAGGAGCACTGCATCCTTGATGTAGCCACTTGCGATCTCTGACCCATTCGCGAAGACGGCGTTATCGAGGGTCGCAGGTCCATCTGTGCCGATCTGTGCACCGCCTCCGACAAAGGTGCGCGGGCCGGAGAGACGAGTGCCCGGGTGCAGAACGGCACCTGGTGCGATTCGCTCCAGGAGGATGTCCGGCGCGACATAGACCTGCCGTGCATCCGGGAGCACGACTCCGCGTGACGCGAGTGCTGCTAAATTGTCCTGAAGGGTGCGATCCATGAATGTGCCTAGTTTCTCGTAATGCGGGCAACCGTGATTGCTGCTGCCTTAGGATAAGTCATGGCAGGAACGGATTGCCCGGCTCGAATTCTTTGTGTATTGTCAGACCAGTGCAGGAATGTGCCAGACACATCGAATGCCAAGGCGTCGCTAGGGATACGAGGCGCTGCTACTTGAATCTTGGAGAACACATGCACAAGCTTGTACCGGTGACCTTCCTGACGGCAGTTGTGGCCACCCTGATGACTGCCGCGCTTTGCACACCTTTGAAATCTCAGGCACAGCCTGCAGCGCCTGCTCCAACCGCTCATGCCGGTGAAGCGATATTTACGCAGCGGTGTTTCCAGTGCCACTCCGTTGTCGAGGATCAGGTTCGTTTTGGACCAAGCCTGTATCACGTGATGAAAGCTCCCCATCCGAGGAAGACGGCGGCAGAGATCCGC
Coding sequences:
- a CDS encoding dihydrodipicolinate synthase family protein, yielding MIWKGVMPAMTTAFNSDLSLNHEAIAKRANWMIASGCSGLILLGSLGEAACLTPEEKRTIIELVRDAVGPDVPVVGAISGLSTAETVSLAMMAEKAGCDGLMVLPPYVYRGDWREMKAHMAAIFNATPLPCMLYNNPIAYGTDFTPEQVVELAAEHPNLMAVKESSTDIRRVTSIRALLGDRLALFVGVDDAIIEGIAAGATGWVAGLVNAFPEESVRLFNLAMDGNFNEAFALYHWFLPLLRLDTVPKFIQLIKLTEERIGVGTGYVRPPRLELTGTERAEVLALIDKAVANRPVPALT
- the ruvX gene encoding Holliday junction resolvase RuvX, which gives rise to MATGRVMALDVGKVRVGIALSDPLGYTAQPLLTLWRKSRGEDLRSIMRLIRKHEVVELVVGNPLHMSGDLSPWAHKVQQFAEELRERSQLPVHLWDERLSSVVAHEILDEAGHDKRDRKQIIDQVAAVVILRGWMEAQELPRLL
- a CDS encoding APC family permease, whose product is MTTRPIVPAAAPRLLKRQLGFFDASMIVVGVMIGSGIFIVPANMARVLGSPGWLLLAWVFAGVLTVSAAISFGELSSMMPGAGGMYLYLSEAYSPLWGFLYGWTFFTVIQTGSIAAVAVAFARFSGVLFPWISEAHYLVHPIGLSAHYAISLSTAQMVALGVILMLTGTNALGLKYGKWVQNLFTVAKIAALAALIIAGFTIGRSAAAVHQNFAHLFAHRSGSNVPEVAGAIGLLVALCVAQSGSLFSADSWHNVTFAAEEVRDPRKVLPRALILGSVLVIALYLAANIAYLSTLSFAEIQGAAHDRVATAMLEKIFPSVGGRLMALAIMISTFGCINSLILAGARAYYAMARDGLFLPAAAKLNRANVPGASLGMQAVWAGLLVLLTTYSAKAGYGNLYSDLLDYVISAALIFYILTIAAVVVLRWKKPEAERPYRTFGYPVTPIIYVVGASAILVCLFVFRPATTWPGLAIVASGAPVYFLIRRRHTSDSS
- a CDS encoding LbetaH domain-containing protein; translation: MDRTLQDNLAALASRGVVLPDARQVYVAPDILLERIAPGAVLHPGTRLSGPRTFVGGGAQIGTDGPATLDNAVFANGSEIASGYIKDAVLLEGAKLGANAHVRAGTLLEEEASTAHAVGLKQTILMAFVTVGSLVNFCDALMSGGRSRKDHSEIGSGFIHFNFTPFGESGDKATPSLMGDVTHGAFLREDRIFLGGLSGLVGPQKVGFGSVTIAGQVVRKSVPAGHLYGSIGVEMDKPFSPHRRSAPSEKVAKNIDYLRELFALRSWYRDVRLAQTSADEESSGARVVLQESIVTIDECIRERTTRLNDLLSTFDETQLEFKSATLPCPLQREAGEQNAKHVDWVRGLSNERVAQGQAWLSEVAGSVIVLPLSGSSNKRLVD
- a CDS encoding SDR family NAD(P)-dependent oxidoreductase, encoding MDQASAFATYPSLKERVVVITGGASGIGESLVQAFAMQHARVVYLDLQEEAGTALAEQIVEAGYPKPSFHQCDLTNIAALQSTLATILQTHGRIDVLVNNAGNDTRHTIEEVTSESWDQSIAVNLKHQFFMCQGVIPSMRAQGRGSIINMSSIGWVIPSTHLPVYVTSKAAIVGMTRTLAHELGPDNIRVNSVMPGAILTDRQRRLWLTDAYKAEVLGRQALKRLLLPEEVARLILFLASDDSSAITNQSYVIDGGWI
- a CDS encoding c-type cytochrome encodes the protein MHKLVPVTFLTAVVATLMTAALCTPLKSQAQPAAPAPTAHAGEAIFTQRCFQCHSVVEDQVRFGPSLYHVMKAPHPRKTAAEIRVILKEGKGKMPSFKDILTPEDTDNILAYLHSL